The following coding sequences lie in one Arachis hypogaea cultivar Tifrunner chromosome 9, arahy.Tifrunner.gnm2.J5K5, whole genome shotgun sequence genomic window:
- the LOC112712650 gene encoding ABC transporter G family member 28 isoform X2, with product MIPCPLGSYCPLAKLNKATGVCEPYLYQLPPMQPNHSCGGANVWADVSSSSEMFCSAGSYCPTTTKTVPCSSGHYCRMGSTSEKRCFRLTSCSSNTATQNMHAYGIMLIAALSTLLLIIYNCSDQVLTTKERRMAKSREAAARNARSTATARQRWKFAKDAAKKGAIGLQAQLSRKFSRRREETTHETVIILDQATSETDVELLEHSQPTTSSSAKLNEKGKESSGFKQIIHEIEDDIHVEANFNVKMEARTKNVPKGKQLHTHSQIFNYAYAQLEKEKAQQHENKALTFSGVVKMATNIEKRKRPLIEISFKDLTLTLKAQNKPILRCVTGKIKPGRITAVMGPSGAGKTTFLSALAGKAFGCFASGSILINGRNESIHSFKKIIGFVPQDDVVHGNLTVEENLWFSAQCRLSADLSKPEKVLVLERVIEFLGLQSVRNSLVGTVEKRGISGGQRKRVNVGLEMVMEPSLLILDEPTSGLDSASSQLLLRALRREALEGVNICMVVHQPSYALFKMFDDLILLGKGGLTVYHGPAKRVEEYFLGLGIDIPERINPPDYFIDILEGIVKPGGSSGVRYKELPVRWMLHNGYPIPHDMQQSAEQYDSSMSINSAIEANGYDHEDKTFAGDLWHDVRNNVELQGEKIKLNFLKSKDLSNRRTPGIFKQYKYFLIRVGKQRLREARIQAIDYLILLLAGACLGTLTKSSDQTFGAAGYTYTVIAVSLLCKIAALRSFSLDKLHYWRESDSGMSSLAYFLSKDTIDQFNTVIKPVVYLSMFYFFTNPRSSFADNYVVLLCLVYCVTGIAYALAIIFEPGAAQLWSVLLPVVLTLIATQPKDSKILKGIANLCYSKWALQAFVVANAERYQGVWLLTRCGSLMKSGYNLHDWNLCISILILMGVIGRATAFFCMVTFQKK from the exons ATGATCC CCTGCCCTTTAGGTTCCTACTGCCCTCTTGCTAAACTAAACAAAGCAACCGGCGTATGCGAACC ATATCTTTATCAACTGCCTCCAATGCAGCCAAACCATAGCTGTGGAGGTGCAAATGTATGGGCTGATGTTAGTAGCAGCAGTGAGATGTTCTGCTCAGCAGGATCCTATTGTCCAACAACAACAAAGACAGTTCCTTGTAGTAGTGG GCATTACTGCAGGATGGGTTCCACTTCTGAGAAAA GATGCTTCAGATTGACTTCTTGCAGCTCAAACACTGCGACGCaaaatatgcatgcatatggaatCATGCTCATT GCTGCATTGAGTACTTTGCTGCTCATAATTTACAACTGTTCTGATCAAGTTCTCACTACTAAGGAAAGGAGAATGGCCAAATCTAGAGAAGCAGCTGCTAGAAATGCAAGAAGCACTGCCACTGCGCGCCAAAGATGGAAATTTGCAAAAGATGCTGCTAAGAAAGGTGCAATCGGGCTACAAGCTCAACTTTCAAGAAAATTCTCGCGTAGGAGGGAAGAAACAACTCATGAAACAGTTATAATTTTGGATCAAGCAACTTCTGAAACAGATGTTGAATTGTTAGAACACTCACAACCTACTACAAGTTCATCTGCAAAGTTGAATGAAAAGGGTAAAGAATCCAGTGGTTTTAAGCAGATCATACATGAAATTGAAGATGACATTCATGTTGAGGCCAACTTCAATGTGAAAATGGAAGCTAGAACTAAAAATGTACCAAAAGGAAAACAATTGCATACTCATAGCCAAATATTTAACTATGCATATGCTCAGCTTGAAAAGGAGAAGGCTCAGCAGCATGAAAACAAGGCCCTTACCTTCTCAGGAGTGGTTAAAATGGCTACCAACATTGAAAAAAGAAAGAGGCCTTTGATTGAGATTTCTTTCAAAGACTTGACTCTTACATTGAAAGCTCAAAACAAGCCTATATTGAGATGTGTTACCGGGAAAATTAAACCCGGCCGAATCACGGCTGTCATGGGACCATCAGGGGCTGGCAAGACAACATTTTTGTCAGCTCTAGCTGGAAAGGCCTTTGGATGCTTCGCGAGCGGTTCAATTCTTATAAATGGAAGGAATGAATCAATCCACTCCTTCAAGAAAATTATTGGCTTTGTGCCACAAGATGATGTAGTTCATGGAAACTTGACAGTGGAAGAGAATCTCTGGTTCAGTGCACAATGCAG GTTATCAGCTGACTTGTCAAAACCAGAAAAAGTTCTGGTTCTTGAAAGAGTTATTGAATTCTTGGGGCTTCAGTCTGTGAGGAATTCCTTGGTTGGAACTGTGGAAAAGCGAGGGATCTCTGGCGGCCAAAGGAAGCGTGTAAATGTCGGATTAGAAATGGTTATGGAACCTTCACTTCTGATCTTGGATGAACCCACTTCTGGTTTGGACAGTGCATCATCTCAGCTTCTTTTAAGAGCTCTAAGACGCGAAGCGCTTGAGGGAGTGAACATTTGCATGGTGGTTCACCAACCCAG CTATGCATTGTTCAAGATGTTTGATGACTTGATACTTCTGGGAAAAGGTGGACTTACTGTCTATCATGGACCTGCCAAGAGAGTTGAAGAATACTTTCTAGGCCTGGGGATAGATATACCGGAGCGAATCAATCCTCCGGATTACTTCATTGACATCTTGGAGGGGATAGTAAAACCTGGTGGTAGTTCAGGAGTGAGGTATAAAGAGCTACCAGTTAGATGGATGCTTCATAATGGATATCCAATACCTCATGATATGCAGCAGAGCGCCGAGCAGTACGACTCGTCCATGAGCATAAATTCAGCTATAGAGGCCAATGGATATGATCATGAGGACAAAACCTTTGCTGGAGATCTGTGGCATGATGTGAGAAATAATGTGGAACTGCAGGGGGAGAAGATCAAACTCAATTTCTTGAAATCCAAGGATTTATCCAACCGAAGAACACCCGGCATATTCAAGCAGTATAAGTACTTTCTTATCAGGGTTGGTAAGCAGAGATTAAGGGAAGCTAGGATCCAAGCCATAGATTATCTGATATTGTTACTTGCTGGAGCATGCTTAGGAACTCTTACCAAATCAAGTGATCAAACGTTTGGTGCAGCTGGATACACCTATACAGTGATTGCAGTAT CACTTCTGTGCAAAATTGCTGCCTTAAGATCATTCTCTCTGGACAAGTTACACTACTGGAGGGAGAGTGATTCTGGGATGAGTAGCTTGGCTTATTTTCTCTCAAAAGACACAATTGATCAATTCAATACTGTGATCAAGCCTGTGGTGTACCTTTCAATGTTCtatttcttcaccaatccaagATCTTCTTTTGCTGATAACTATGTTGTGCTGCTTTGTCTTGTGTATTGTGTTACTGGCATAGCATATGCACTTGCCATAATTTTTGAACCTGGTGCAGCTCAGTTG TGGTCAGTACTACTTCCTGTTGTTTTAACTCTGATTGCAACACAACCAAAAGATAGTAAAATTTTGAAGGGTATAGCAAATTTATGCTACTCTAAATGGGCTTTACAAGCATTTGTAGTTGCAAATGCTGAAAG GTATCAAGGAGTTTGGCTCTTAACTCGTTGTGGTTCACTAATGAAAAGTGGCTATAATCTTCATGATTGGAATTTGTGCATATCAATCCTCATTCTTATGGGAGTAATTGGCAGGGCAACAGCATTTTTCTGTATGGTTACCTTCCAAAAGAAGTAG
- the LOC112712651 gene encoding OVARIAN TUMOR DOMAIN-containing deubiquitinating enzyme 9 isoform X1 → MTAYDMDPDVVRWGLHNLLDVCTLSNNGSPSIITRYDPDLSSSVEYVREGFCQPSYVENDEAVARAYQEELSQLQSLEASGMSKFGNDQARAAVLAQDWHSYSDGSRNFGGNETCQNSNSEPYNIPEAENYDSSGRENGMHDIDVYGSSSGSGEIPVISDDMWHTLEIMDESSLDGEVGKILNQMVPIPHIPKTNEKIPSYDEEVSDHQRLLDRLQLYEVVERKVEGDGNCQFRSLSDQLYRSPEYHKHVREQIVQQLKSYPELYGGYVPMEYSDYLKKMSKNGEWGDHVTLQAAADWYGVKIFVITSFKDMCYIEILPQTQKSGKVIFLSFWAEVHYNPIYPEGELPAPYAKRKKRWWNFGG, encoded by the exons ATGACAGCATATGACATGGATCCTGATGTTGTTCGCTGGGGCCTTCATAATCTCTTAGATGTTTGCACACTTTCCAATAATGGTTCTCCTAGTATCATAACTAGATATGATCCGGATTTAAGTAGCAGCGTAGAATATGTTAGAGAAGGCTTCTGTCAGCCTTCGTACGTGGAGAATGATGAAGCTGTTGCTCGTGCTTACCAGGAAGAATTATCACAACTTCAATCCTTGGAAGCTTCTGGGATGTCGAAATTTGGGAATGATCAAGCGCGGGCAGCCGTACTTGCACAGGATTGGCATTCTTACTCAGATGGAAGCAGAAATTTTGGTG GCAATGAAACTTGCCAGAACTCTAACAGTGAGCCATACAACATTCCAGAAGCAGAGAATTATGATTCAAGTGGAAGGGAAAATGGTATGCATGACATTGATGTTTATGGTTCCTCTTCTGGGTCAGGAGAGATTCCAGTTATTAGTGATGATATGTGGCATACGTTGGAAATAATGGATGAGTCTTCTCTTGACGGTGAAGTAGGCAAAATATTAAACCAGATGGTCCCAATCCCT CATATTCCTAAAACCAATGAAAAAATTCCATCATATGATGAAGAAGTATCAGATCACCAAAGGCTACTAGACAG ATTGCAGTTGTATGAAGTGGTTGAGCGTAAGGTTGAAGGAGATGGTAACTGCCAG TTTCGTTCTTTGTCAGATCAACTCTATCGCTCACCAGAGTATCACAAACATGTGCGGGAGCAAATTGTTCAACAG CTCAAGTCTTATCCAGAACTATATGGGGGCTATGTTCCAATGGAGTATAGTGATTACTTAAAGAAAATGAGCAA gaatggtgaatggggtgatCATGTCACATTGCAGGCTGCTGCCGATTGG TATGGTGTCAAAATTTTTGTGATTACATCATTTAAGGATATGTGTTACATCGAGATTCTTCCACAGACACAGAAGTCTGGAAAAG TGATCTTTCTGAGCTTTTGGGCGGAGGTGCATTACAACCCAATTTATCCCGAAGGAG AGTTGCCGGCACCCTatgcaaagagaaagaagagatggTGGAATTTTGGTGGTTAG
- the LOC112712650 gene encoding ABC transporter G family member 24 isoform X1: MNGKVYKNLASLQCCSISMMRKWSSSKHLLWLFLWLPFVVQCQEVNDYDQIDNPSVLPLVTQLVYSRLSNLTSLLSQEITTHSTFCVKDPDADWNQAFNFSSDLSFLASCIKKTKGDVTRRLCTAAEVKFYLSSLLERSTSSNYLKPNKNCNLTSWFAGCEPGWACSAPSSQKVDLRNSKEIPARTSNCQPCCEGFFCPHGITCMIPCPLGSYCPLAKLNKATGVCEPYLYQLPPMQPNHSCGGANVWADVSSSSEMFCSAGSYCPTTTKTVPCSSGHYCRMGSTSEKRCFRLTSCSSNTATQNMHAYGIMLIAALSTLLLIIYNCSDQVLTTKERRMAKSREAAARNARSTATARQRWKFAKDAAKKGAIGLQAQLSRKFSRRREETTHETVIILDQATSETDVELLEHSQPTTSSSAKLNEKGKESSGFKQIIHEIEDDIHVEANFNVKMEARTKNVPKGKQLHTHSQIFNYAYAQLEKEKAQQHENKALTFSGVVKMATNIEKRKRPLIEISFKDLTLTLKAQNKPILRCVTGKIKPGRITAVMGPSGAGKTTFLSALAGKAFGCFASGSILINGRNESIHSFKKIIGFVPQDDVVHGNLTVEENLWFSAQCRLSADLSKPEKVLVLERVIEFLGLQSVRNSLVGTVEKRGISGGQRKRVNVGLEMVMEPSLLILDEPTSGLDSASSQLLLRALRREALEGVNICMVVHQPSYALFKMFDDLILLGKGGLTVYHGPAKRVEEYFLGLGIDIPERINPPDYFIDILEGIVKPGGSSGVRYKELPVRWMLHNGYPIPHDMQQSAEQYDSSMSINSAIEANGYDHEDKTFAGDLWHDVRNNVELQGEKIKLNFLKSKDLSNRRTPGIFKQYKYFLIRVGKQRLREARIQAIDYLILLLAGACLGTLTKSSDQTFGAAGYTYTVIAVSLLCKIAALRSFSLDKLHYWRESDSGMSSLAYFLSKDTIDQFNTVIKPVVYLSMFYFFTNPRSSFADNYVVLLCLVYCVTGIAYALAIIFEPGAAQLWSVLLPVVLTLIATQPKDSKILKGIANLCYSKWALQAFVVANAERYQGVWLLTRCGSLMKSGYNLHDWNLCISILILMGVIGRATAFFCMVTFQKK; encoded by the exons ATGAATGGGAAGGTGTACAAGAATTTGGCATCCCTTCAAT GTTGTTccatttcaatgatgagaaagtgGAGCAGCTCAAAGCATCTGCTATGGCTGTTTCTTTGGTTACCCTTTGTGGTTCAATGCCAAGAAGTGAATGACTATGACCAAATTGATAACCCTTCTGTTCTTCCACTTGTTACTCAGCTTGTCTATAGTAGACTTTCCAATTTGACTTCACTTCTCAGCCAGGAAATTACCACTCACTCCACTTTCTGTGTCAAAGATCC GGATGCTGATTGGAACCAAGCATTTAATTTCTCATCAGATTTGAGTTTCCTGGCTTCTTGCATTAAGAAGACTAAAG GAGATGTCACAAGGCGTTTGTGTACAGCAGCAGAGGTGAAGTTTTACCTAAGCAGTTTGTTGGAGAGATCTACAAGTTCCAATTATTTGAAGCCTAACAAGAACTGCAATTTAACTTCATGGTTCGCCGGTTGCGAGCCCGGTTGGGCCTGCAGTGCTCCTTCATCCCAGAAGGTTGACCTTAGAAATTCAAAGGAGATTCCTGCAAGAACTTCTAACTGCCAACCTTGTTGTGAAGGATTTTTCTGCCCTCATGGTATCACTTGCATGATCC CCTGCCCTTTAGGTTCCTACTGCCCTCTTGCTAAACTAAACAAAGCAACCGGCGTATGCGAACC ATATCTTTATCAACTGCCTCCAATGCAGCCAAACCATAGCTGTGGAGGTGCAAATGTATGGGCTGATGTTAGTAGCAGCAGTGAGATGTTCTGCTCAGCAGGATCCTATTGTCCAACAACAACAAAGACAGTTCCTTGTAGTAGTGG GCATTACTGCAGGATGGGTTCCACTTCTGAGAAAA GATGCTTCAGATTGACTTCTTGCAGCTCAAACACTGCGACGCaaaatatgcatgcatatggaatCATGCTCATT GCTGCATTGAGTACTTTGCTGCTCATAATTTACAACTGTTCTGATCAAGTTCTCACTACTAAGGAAAGGAGAATGGCCAAATCTAGAGAAGCAGCTGCTAGAAATGCAAGAAGCACTGCCACTGCGCGCCAAAGATGGAAATTTGCAAAAGATGCTGCTAAGAAAGGTGCAATCGGGCTACAAGCTCAACTTTCAAGAAAATTCTCGCGTAGGAGGGAAGAAACAACTCATGAAACAGTTATAATTTTGGATCAAGCAACTTCTGAAACAGATGTTGAATTGTTAGAACACTCACAACCTACTACAAGTTCATCTGCAAAGTTGAATGAAAAGGGTAAAGAATCCAGTGGTTTTAAGCAGATCATACATGAAATTGAAGATGACATTCATGTTGAGGCCAACTTCAATGTGAAAATGGAAGCTAGAACTAAAAATGTACCAAAAGGAAAACAATTGCATACTCATAGCCAAATATTTAACTATGCATATGCTCAGCTTGAAAAGGAGAAGGCTCAGCAGCATGAAAACAAGGCCCTTACCTTCTCAGGAGTGGTTAAAATGGCTACCAACATTGAAAAAAGAAAGAGGCCTTTGATTGAGATTTCTTTCAAAGACTTGACTCTTACATTGAAAGCTCAAAACAAGCCTATATTGAGATGTGTTACCGGGAAAATTAAACCCGGCCGAATCACGGCTGTCATGGGACCATCAGGGGCTGGCAAGACAACATTTTTGTCAGCTCTAGCTGGAAAGGCCTTTGGATGCTTCGCGAGCGGTTCAATTCTTATAAATGGAAGGAATGAATCAATCCACTCCTTCAAGAAAATTATTGGCTTTGTGCCACAAGATGATGTAGTTCATGGAAACTTGACAGTGGAAGAGAATCTCTGGTTCAGTGCACAATGCAG GTTATCAGCTGACTTGTCAAAACCAGAAAAAGTTCTGGTTCTTGAAAGAGTTATTGAATTCTTGGGGCTTCAGTCTGTGAGGAATTCCTTGGTTGGAACTGTGGAAAAGCGAGGGATCTCTGGCGGCCAAAGGAAGCGTGTAAATGTCGGATTAGAAATGGTTATGGAACCTTCACTTCTGATCTTGGATGAACCCACTTCTGGTTTGGACAGTGCATCATCTCAGCTTCTTTTAAGAGCTCTAAGACGCGAAGCGCTTGAGGGAGTGAACATTTGCATGGTGGTTCACCAACCCAG CTATGCATTGTTCAAGATGTTTGATGACTTGATACTTCTGGGAAAAGGTGGACTTACTGTCTATCATGGACCTGCCAAGAGAGTTGAAGAATACTTTCTAGGCCTGGGGATAGATATACCGGAGCGAATCAATCCTCCGGATTACTTCATTGACATCTTGGAGGGGATAGTAAAACCTGGTGGTAGTTCAGGAGTGAGGTATAAAGAGCTACCAGTTAGATGGATGCTTCATAATGGATATCCAATACCTCATGATATGCAGCAGAGCGCCGAGCAGTACGACTCGTCCATGAGCATAAATTCAGCTATAGAGGCCAATGGATATGATCATGAGGACAAAACCTTTGCTGGAGATCTGTGGCATGATGTGAGAAATAATGTGGAACTGCAGGGGGAGAAGATCAAACTCAATTTCTTGAAATCCAAGGATTTATCCAACCGAAGAACACCCGGCATATTCAAGCAGTATAAGTACTTTCTTATCAGGGTTGGTAAGCAGAGATTAAGGGAAGCTAGGATCCAAGCCATAGATTATCTGATATTGTTACTTGCTGGAGCATGCTTAGGAACTCTTACCAAATCAAGTGATCAAACGTTTGGTGCAGCTGGATACACCTATACAGTGATTGCAGTAT CACTTCTGTGCAAAATTGCTGCCTTAAGATCATTCTCTCTGGACAAGTTACACTACTGGAGGGAGAGTGATTCTGGGATGAGTAGCTTGGCTTATTTTCTCTCAAAAGACACAATTGATCAATTCAATACTGTGATCAAGCCTGTGGTGTACCTTTCAATGTTCtatttcttcaccaatccaagATCTTCTTTTGCTGATAACTATGTTGTGCTGCTTTGTCTTGTGTATTGTGTTACTGGCATAGCATATGCACTTGCCATAATTTTTGAACCTGGTGCAGCTCAGTTG TGGTCAGTACTACTTCCTGTTGTTTTAACTCTGATTGCAACACAACCAAAAGATAGTAAAATTTTGAAGGGTATAGCAAATTTATGCTACTCTAAATGGGCTTTACAAGCATTTGTAGTTGCAAATGCTGAAAG GTATCAAGGAGTTTGGCTCTTAACTCGTTGTGGTTCACTAATGAAAAGTGGCTATAATCTTCATGATTGGAATTTGTGCATATCAATCCTCATTCTTATGGGAGTAATTGGCAGGGCAACAGCATTTTTCTGTATGGTTACCTTCCAAAAGAAGTAG
- the LOC112712651 gene encoding OVARIAN TUMOR DOMAIN-containing deubiquitinating enzyme 9 isoform X2, translating into MTAYDMDPDVVRWGLHNLLDVCTLSNNGSPSIITRYDPDLSSSVEYVREGFCQPSYVENDEAVARAYQEELSQLQSLEASGMSKFGNDQARAAVLAQDWHSYSDGSRNFGGNETCQNSNSEPYNIPEAENYDSSGRENGMHDIDVYGSSSGSGEIPVISDDMWHTLEIMDESSLDGEVGKILNQMVPIPHIPKTNEKIPSYDEEVSDHQRLLDRLQLYEVVERKVEGDGNCQFRSLSDQLYRSPEYHKHVREQIVQQLKSYPELYGGYVPMEYSDYLKKMSKNGEWGDHVTLQAAADWYGVKIFVITSFKDMCYIEILPQTQKSGKVIFLSFWAEVHYNPIYPEGATNFKQAIQGCFFVRE; encoded by the exons ATGACAGCATATGACATGGATCCTGATGTTGTTCGCTGGGGCCTTCATAATCTCTTAGATGTTTGCACACTTTCCAATAATGGTTCTCCTAGTATCATAACTAGATATGATCCGGATTTAAGTAGCAGCGTAGAATATGTTAGAGAAGGCTTCTGTCAGCCTTCGTACGTGGAGAATGATGAAGCTGTTGCTCGTGCTTACCAGGAAGAATTATCACAACTTCAATCCTTGGAAGCTTCTGGGATGTCGAAATTTGGGAATGATCAAGCGCGGGCAGCCGTACTTGCACAGGATTGGCATTCTTACTCAGATGGAAGCAGAAATTTTGGTG GCAATGAAACTTGCCAGAACTCTAACAGTGAGCCATACAACATTCCAGAAGCAGAGAATTATGATTCAAGTGGAAGGGAAAATGGTATGCATGACATTGATGTTTATGGTTCCTCTTCTGGGTCAGGAGAGATTCCAGTTATTAGTGATGATATGTGGCATACGTTGGAAATAATGGATGAGTCTTCTCTTGACGGTGAAGTAGGCAAAATATTAAACCAGATGGTCCCAATCCCT CATATTCCTAAAACCAATGAAAAAATTCCATCATATGATGAAGAAGTATCAGATCACCAAAGGCTACTAGACAG ATTGCAGTTGTATGAAGTGGTTGAGCGTAAGGTTGAAGGAGATGGTAACTGCCAG TTTCGTTCTTTGTCAGATCAACTCTATCGCTCACCAGAGTATCACAAACATGTGCGGGAGCAAATTGTTCAACAG CTCAAGTCTTATCCAGAACTATATGGGGGCTATGTTCCAATGGAGTATAGTGATTACTTAAAGAAAATGAGCAA gaatggtgaatggggtgatCATGTCACATTGCAGGCTGCTGCCGATTGG TATGGTGTCAAAATTTTTGTGATTACATCATTTAAGGATATGTGTTACATCGAGATTCTTCCACAGACACAGAAGTCTGGAAAAG TGATCTTTCTGAGCTTTTGGGCGGAGGTGCATTACAACCCAATTTATCCCGAAGGAG CTACAAATTTTAAGCAAGCAATTCAAGGGTGTTTTTTTGTACGAGAGTAA